The region TTGACGATGGAATAACTAAATATGGACCTGCTGGTGGAGACCCATCACTCAGGGAGGAAGTCGCAAAAAAATTAACCGAAATAAATGATGTTCCTACAAGTCCAGAAAATGTACTAATAACTAATGGTGGGAAACAGGCAATTTTTAATCTTTTACAAGTAATAATCAACCCTGGAGATGAAGTGTTAATTCCTTCTCCATATTGGCTAAGTTATCCTGAGATTACAAAAATTGCTGGTGGAATACCAATAACAATAAATTCTTCAAAAGGAAATTCATTTTCTCTAGATATCGAAGAAATTGAGAAGAATATTAATCATAAAACTAAATTGTTGATATTAAATTCGCCTTGTAATCCTACTGGCAGAATAATACAAGAGAGTGAACTGCAATCAATAGCAAACTTATTAAGGAAACACCCAAATATTTATGTTATGAGTGATGAGATATATGAATTCCTAATCACAGATAAAGAAGTTCATATTAGTCTTGCATCAATAGCACCAGACTTAAAAGATAAAATATTTATTGTAAATGGATTTGCAAAAGCATGGGCAATGACTGGATGGAGAGTTGGATATCTACAAGGGTCAAGCAAGATTATTAAAAAAGCGATTGCTTTGCAAAGTCAAAGTACAAGTAACGTGTGTAGCTTTGCACAAAGAGGAGCACTAGCAGCTATAAAAGGAGCACCAAAGGGCATTGATTATATGATTCAAAGTTATAACGAAAGACGAAAACTATTAACAGAAGAACTAAGACAGATATCTAGTCTTTCATTAGAGGCTCAATCAGGAGCATTTTATGCTTTCCCTAAACTGTCGGATGAATTACCCGATTCATTATCTTTCTGCAAAATAGCTCTAGAAAAAGAAGGGCTTGCAATTGTTCCAGGGATTGCTTTTGGTAATGATCGCTGCATTCGACTATCTTGTTCTGTTAATACTGAGACACTAAATGATGGGATAACTAGATTAAATAGAATAATTAAAGATATTACTTAATTAATAGTGTTCCTTCTATGAAATTTGTACTAAAAAATAAAGCAACTGCTCTCTTGCTAATTTTATTTAGTATCTTCTCAATTGACCAAGATAAATTATCTAGCGAACAACTCTTCATCAGTGCTATACCAGATCAATATCCAGAAAAACTTAATCGCTTATATTCACTTTTAGCAAAAGAATTGAGTGATCAACTAAATGTAGAAGTTGTATACAAGCCAGTAATCAACTACCAAGCAGCAGTAAGCGCCTTTAGAACAGGCGATTTGGATTTGGTGTGGTTTGGAGGCTTAACCGGAGTTCAAGCAAGACTTCAAAGACCTGGGTCAATCGTCATAGCTCAAAGAGATATAGATGCTAAGTTTCATAGTGTATTTATAGCTAATACAAACTCTGGAATAAAACCAATATCTAATATTTATGAGCTAAGACAATTAAAAGGTAGACGTTTTACATTTGGTTCCGAAAGTTCAACCTCTGGAAGGTTGATGCCTCAGCATTACTTAACTAAGGCCAATGTCAAAACAACTGATTTCAAGGGTGGAAGAGCTGGGTATAGCGGGAGTCATGATGCGACTATAGTGCTAGTACAAAGTGGTTCATACGAGGCAGGGGTTCTAAACGAACAAGTATGGAAAGAGAATGTAAGCAATGGAAAAGCTGATTTAAAGAAAGTTAAAACTATATGGAAAACTCCAGCATACGCAGATTACCACTGGCTGGCTCAACCTAATCTGGATAATAAATTTAGGCCAGGCTTTACTAAATCATTAACAGAGAAAATTCTTAATCTCAATAATCAACAACCAATACAACAAGAAATCCTAAAGTTATTTAATGCAACTAAATTTGTAAAGGCATATGCCTACCAATACAAAGATATTGAATCTATAGGGAGAGAACTTGGAAAGATCAGATGAACACTATACTTGCACTCAAGAATGTTGATGTTGGAATAGAAGAAAAAGAAAGACTTCTCACCATCAACCTTTCAATAAATCATGGTGATAAAATTGCATTGATAGGCAAGAGTGGCTCTGGCAAATCAACTCTAATAAAAGTAGCAAATGGAACATTAACTCCAAGCAAGGGAGAAGTACTCTTTAAAGGAACTGATATTACAAAATTAAATCGTACTCAAAGAAGTCAAATAGCTACACTATGGCAAGATCTAAGGCTAATAGACGAAATTTCAGTAGGACAAAACATAAATACAGGTGCTCTTGGTAGACATAGCTTGTTCTGGTCAATCTCAAATCTAGTTGGATTAATAGAAATCCAAAAATGTATTGCATGCTTAGAAGCTTCACAATTATCAACCAAATTTATCAACAAAAGAGTATCAACACTATCTTCTGGACAACGAAGACGCGTCGCTATTGCGAGACTTTTGCGTCAAGAATCAGAATTAGTTCTAGCAGATGAGCCATTAGCAGATTTAGATCCAAATCTTTCAGAAATTATTCTTAATGTGCTATTAAAAAAACGAACCTCTTTCGAGATCAAAGTAGCTGATACATGCATAATCAGCATACATCAGCCAAATCTAATTAAACATTTTAATCGTGTTGTTGGAATTAAAGAAGGGAGGATAATAATGGATTGTGCTTGTAGCAATATCACTTCTAAACATCTCAATAGATTATACGATTAATAAAATTGCAGAAAATACAATTAACAACTCCAGTATTAACTATTCTGCCAGCGATAGCAATTTTTCCTGTAACACTTCAACTTGTAAGCAACCTACATATCGGAGGTATTAATACCCTATTTCTTTTTTGCATTTCTGCATTTAGGCCTTCTTTTAATTACCAGGTGTTAAAGAGTAGTTGGCATGGATTACAAATAACATTTTCATTAGCTGTTATTTCCTGGGGTATTAGTCTTTTAATTGGACTTATTTTAGGGCTAATATCCTCTACT is a window of Prochlorococcus marinus subsp. marinus str. CCMP1375 DNA encoding:
- a CDS encoding pyridoxal phosphate-dependent aminotransferase, whose product is MSNLDVISERALSLKPSLTLEISSLAQSLKQKGRDICSLSAGEPDFDTPNFIVEAAKKALDDGITKYGPAGGDPSLREEVAKKLTEINDVPTSPENVLITNGGKQAIFNLLQVIINPGDEVLIPSPYWLSYPEITKIAGGIPITINSSKGNSFSLDIEEIEKNINHKTKLLILNSPCNPTGRIIQESELQSIANLLRKHPNIYVMSDEIYEFLITDKEVHISLASIAPDLKDKIFIVNGFAKAWAMTGWRVGYLQGSSKIIKKAIALQSQSTSNVCSFAQRGALAAIKGAPKGIDYMIQSYNERRKLLTEELRQISSLSLEAQSGAFYAFPKLSDELPDSLSFCKIALEKEGLAIVPGIAFGNDRCIRLSCSVNTETLNDGITRLNRIIKDIT
- a CDS encoding putative selenate ABC transporter substrate-binding protein produces the protein MKFVLKNKATALLLILFSIFSIDQDKLSSEQLFISAIPDQYPEKLNRLYSLLAKELSDQLNVEVVYKPVINYQAAVSAFRTGDLDLVWFGGLTGVQARLQRPGSIVIAQRDIDAKFHSVFIANTNSGIKPISNIYELRQLKGRRFTFGSESSTSGRLMPQHYLTKANVKTTDFKGGRAGYSGSHDATIVLVQSGSYEAGVLNEQVWKENVSNGKADLKKVKTIWKTPAYADYHWLAQPNLDNKFRPGFTKSLTEKILNLNNQQPIQQEILKLFNATKFVKAYAYQYKDIESIGRELGKIR
- a CDS encoding phosphonate ABC transporter ATP-binding protein; translated protein: MNTILALKNVDVGIEEKERLLTINLSINHGDKIALIGKSGSGKSTLIKVANGTLTPSKGEVLFKGTDITKLNRTQRSQIATLWQDLRLIDEISVGQNINTGALGRHSLFWSISNLVGLIEIQKCIACLEASQLSTKFINKRVSTLSSGQRRRVAIARLLRQESELVLADEPLADLDPNLSEIILNVLLKKRTSFEIKVADTCIISIHQPNLIKHFNRVVGIKEGRIIMDCACSNITSKHLNRLYD